AACGCCCTTGCCTACGCTATCTTTGCTGATAGCTACATTTACAGCGTTAAATAAATTTAGTGGGCCATCAGCACTTAGTGAGCCGCTATTTCTCATCGCACCTACAAGCACGACTGGCTTGTCGCTTTTAACGACTAAATTTAGAAAGTAAGCTGTCTCCTCCATAGTGTCTGTGCCGTGAGTAACGACGATACCATCAGCTTTGCCGCTGTTTAGAAGTTCGTTTATTCTATTTGCAAGCTTAAGCCAAACTTCGTTATTCATATCTTGTGAGCCGATATTTGAAATTTGCTCGCCTTTTATGGTAGCGATCTTGTTGATATCTGGCACGGCTGCGATTAGTTTATCGACCGTAACAGTTCCAGAAGTATAGCTTGAATCAAGCGAACCTGAGCCGCTTCCTGCTATCGTTCCACCAGTAGCTAGGATGTAGATGGTTGGCTTAGCAACCGCTAAAGTAGCACCTAAAATCATGAGTAACACCGCCTTAAAGATTAAACGCATTTTAGCTCCTTTGCATTAAAATTTGCTAGAGCATTATAACGTCATATATTTAAAAAATTTATTAATTTTTAAAATTTATATTTATTTAAAAAATTCTTATCAAAAGCATATAAATTCCAGTTGAAACGACTATGCTAAAAAGGGCATTTTTAAATTTCAAATGCACCAAAATAGCCGTAAAAACCGCCACTATCTCGCTTAAGCCGTATGGAAACTCGCTAAATTTCGTATCTTTTAGCCCGTAGCAGACCAAAACGACCATTATCATCATGCCCATATGCTTTTCAATGGCGTCTAAATAAGGGTTTGGCTTATAGTTTCTTAACGCATAAAACGGCGTCGCCCTCGTTATAAAAGTAGCTAAGGCACTTAAAAGCACAGCCACAAAAAGCACCATCTCACTTGAGCTTACACTTATCAAATTTTATCCTTAAACAACAGTAAAAATACAAAACAAAGCGCCATCGAGCCAACAAGCACAAATTTAGCTGGAAAGAGGCTCACTCCAAGCACTCCAAAAAAGACCGCCGCAAAGAGCACGCGGTAGTTTTTATCATTTTTAAACATCTCGATGACGACTACTGTAAAAAGCGCTGTTAAGCTAAACTCAAGTCCCCTTGTATCAGCCTTGATGAAGTCACCAAGTATCGCTCCAAGAAGCGTCCCGGCCGCCCAGTAAGACCAAGAAAGCAAATTTAGCCAGGTAAAGACAAAGCTTCGATCACTAGCCTCTTTTAGCCCCAAATTTTTAAATATTGCAAAGGTCTCATCTGTTAGCAAAGCGATGTTTAAGAGCCTAAATTTGATCCCGCTATACTCTTTTAAAAGTGAAATTCCATAAAAAGTGTGACGCAAATTTACTAGGTAGCTCACAATAAAGACCTCAACGTAGCTCGTGCCAACACTAAAGAGCGAAAGCATCATAAACTGCGCTGCTCCGCCATATCCAAGCATGCTAAGTGCCACAGCGATAAATGCACTAACTCCCATGCTTTTAGCCAAAATGCCAAAGGCGATGCCAAGGGGAAAAAGCCCATAAAGATAGGAATGGATAGTTTAAAAACGTAGTTAAATGTCAAATTTTACCTTCATAAAAAGCCAAAATATTAGCAAAAATTTAAAAATTTAAATTTAAAGAGACGTTTTTGCTTTTATAAATTTAACTGCTTACTCGCATTTTAAAACTAAATTTTATAAAATAACAACAAAATTTATAAAGAAAATTTCTATGAAAAATATAATTTTACTAATATTTTTAACACTAAATTTAATAGCCTTAACAACAAATCCAAAGATAAAAATCCCTCAAGCAAATAGCTGTAATATCGAGGATAACTGCATTGATTTTAGCCGCAGATACAGCGACGATGAGTATAAAAGGCTATTTGGAATTTACAAAAGTGAGTGCGAGCTTAAAAATTTAGACGCATGCATCTATCTGGCTGAGTTTTACAAAAGCGGACTTGGCGTAAAAAAAGACGCGACAAAATCACTAGAAATTCTTAACAAAACTTGCGATGAGAGCAATAAATTTGCCTGCCACAACCTTGGTGTTGAGTATCAAGAGATGAAAGATCACAAAAAGGCTTTAGAAGCTTTTAAAAAAGGCTGCGATCTAGCTTTTATACAAAGCTGTTTTAACATCGCAGTTTTATATAATAACGGCGGCGGCGTAAAAAGAGACTATAAAAAGGCTGCTAAAATTTACAAAAAAGTTTGCGAGCAAAATTTCTATGAAGGATGCTACAATCTAGCCGTTTTATACCACAACACCACTGGCGTAAAGCGCAACTACAAAGAAGCGATAAAGCTTTACAAAAAGGCTTGTGATAGCGACTTTAGCATCTCTTGCTACAACCTAGCGAGCTTATATCAAGAGCAAAAAGAGTATGAAAAGGCTAGCAAGCTCTATTTTAAAGCTTGCAAGCTTGACTTTGCCGATGCTTGTAATAACCTAGCCAGCCTTTATGACGACGCACTTGGCGTAGAAAAAGACGATGAAGTGGCATTTAGATACTACAACAAAGCGTGCAGGCTAGATAGCGCAAGTGGGTGCAAACATCTTGCATACTTTTACTATCATGGCATAGGCACAAAAAAGGATAAAAAGCTGGCAGAAAAAGGGCTTAAAAAAGCTTGCAAGCTAGGCCTTAAAGAGGCTTGCGAGATAGTTAGAGATTTTCACTAAAGAGCGTTTATGAAAAATTTGATTTTGTTTTTATCCCTCATTATGCTTTTAAATGCAAAAAATTTAAACGAGATGTGCCAAAGCGAGGGCGATATAAGAGCAAATTTAACGAGCTGTTACAAGGCTGCTGTAAAATTTTATAACTCATCAAGCGATGATAAAGATTTTAAAAAGCTAAAAGAGATATTTTTACTAGCTTGCGAAAGTGATATGAAAGAGGGTTGTTACAGCGCTGCGCTCATCTATATAAATGGCTACAACGACGTGAGTAGCGAGCTTAATCAAACTATCATAGTAAATAGATACGCAAGATTTTTAAACTACGCACTTTTAGATAACGGCAAAAAAGAGGACAAAACGACTGCCAAAAGCTACTTTCAAAGATCATGCGAGCTAGGCTTTAGAAAGGGCTGCGATATGAGAAATTTATTAGAGAAGCTTGGGTATTAAATTTGATATTTACTATAAATTTAAAGCTTTTTATCTAAACTTATTTAATTTTTTAAAAAGGCAGGCAATGAAAAAGATCGTTTTATTATTAACCTCTGCGGTGCTTTTGTGGGGCGCAAATTTAGAACATAAAGAGCTTGAGTCTAGGTGCGAAAACAAAGAGGCTAAAAGCTGCTTTGAACTTGGTAATAAATTTGAGGAGAGCAAAAACTACCAAAAAGCGGGCGAGTTTTACAAAAAAGCTTGCGAGCTAAAACACGCAGGCGCTTGCAGTAGCGTGGGCATGCTCTACGACATGGATTACATAAAAGATGTAAATAACAAAAATACAGCCAAATTTTACCAAAAGGGCTGCGAGCTAAACGACGGCTTTGGATGCGCTAGACTTGGCTTTGTCTATACGCTAGATAAAAACTATCAAAAGTCAAAAGAGCTATTTTTAAGAGCTTGCGAGCTAAAAGATGGCGACGGATACTACGGACTTGGGCTTTTATACTATGACGGAAATGGCGTAGAGCAAGATGCCAAAAAGGCAAAAGAGCTCTTTGAAAAAAGCTGCGATCTGGGTCATGCTGCTGGCTGCAATAGCCTTGGTATGATGCTTTATAGCGGAAAATACGTAGAAAAAGATCAAAAAAGAGCTAGCAAACTCTTCACAAAAGCTTGCGAAATGGACTTTGGCGATGGTTGTCACAACCTTGGGGTTATCTATTTTGAAGCAAAAGGCGATAAAAATTTAGCCAAAAAATACTTTGGCAAGTCCTGCGAGCTAGGCAACGACGAAGACTGCCAAATTTACAATGCTCTATAAATTTAATGCACCTGACTTTTGGGACCCTTGCCCTTTGGGGTCTTATGTGAAAAGTAAAAAACATCAAGCGTAAAAGCAACGAGTATAAGTCCAACAATAGCCAAAGTCGCGTCCATATTACCTACCTTTTAAGTCCATTTACTATCTCTAACATCGAATCACTCGTAGTTATCGCCTTTGAGTTCGCCTCGTATGCGCGCTGACCAGTGATAAGATCAGTCATCTCTTCAACTAGCTGCACGTTACTCATCTCGACAAAGCCTTGTCTAATGGTGCCAAGTCCGTCAAGGCCTGCTACACCTACCACCACATCGCCGCTAGCGCTTGTTTGAAGGTAGTTATTATCACCCATCGAGTGAAGACCGGCTGGGTTTATGAAATTTGCTAGCTCGATCTGACCTATCTGAGCCATGTCGGTTTCGCCAGCTTGAAGCACTGAGACGGTGCCATCTGTGCCTATTGAAATTTGCGTCGCATTTGCAGGGACAGTGATCTGCGGGATGAGCTGATAGCCGTCACTATTTACGATCGTGCCGTTTGCGTCAAGCTTAAATGCGCCGTTTCTAGTGTAAGCCGTCGTGCCATCAGGGAGTTGAATTTGAAAAAAACCGTTGCCAGCTATTACCATATCTAGGTTGTTGCTAGTCTCTTTAAAATAGCCCTGAGAGAAAATTTTATTTATCGCTGTTGGGCGCACGCCAAGGCCTACTTCGATGCCTGTCGGGCTTGTAGTAGTTTGGCTAGTAGCCGTGCCTGCGTACTCCATGACTTGATACATAAGATCAGCAAATTCAGCTCTATTTTTCTTATATCCATAGGTATTTACGTTTGCGATGTTGTGTGAGGTTACGTCTATCTGCGTCTGCTCGGCAATCATGCCAGTGGCCGCAGTGTAAAGTGATCTCATCATAGTTTTATCCTTTTATTAAGCTTTTAGGGCTAGTTTTTGAACAGCATCTTGGTTAAGGTCAGTCATGTGGCTTGTCATAACCTTTTGATACATATCAACTAAGCGCTGGGTTTCTATTAGACCCACCATTTCTAAGACTGGATTTACGTTTGACATCTGAGCGTAGCCTTGCATCACGCTGTCAGCCTCGTCAAGCTCGGTTATATCGTCAAAATTTCTACTCTCAAAGAGATTATCGCCGACCTTTTTTAGATCCCTTATCTCTCTTGGCTGAGCGATGTAAAATTTAGAAAATTGATTGTTGTTTGAGTATAAATTTCCATTTTTATCAGCAGTTAGCACCTCGCCTTGTGGCACTTGGATGCCTCTTTGACCTGGATTTTGCGCTTCATAGCCACTTGGTAGCACCCTGTAACCCTCTTTTGTGACGATGTAGCCGTCTGCGTCAAGGCTAAAAGAGCCATTTTTGCTTAGTTTTACGCCATTTGGAGTATCGACTAAGAAAAAGGCATCGTCTCTTTTTATCGCAAAGTCAAGCGTGTTTGAGCTGTATTTAAAGCCGCCAGCGCTAAAGTCGGTGTATTCTTCGCTCACTTGTGGCACACGATCAAGCGTTCTATTTAGAAATTTAGCTCCGTCTTTTGTGTGATTTTTAAGCGGAAGCTCATCTTGCGTCTCTTTAAAAATTCTCGCAAAGTCGCCGATAACTACGTCGTTTCGCTTGTAGCCGATCGTATTTACATTTGCAAGGTTGTTTGAGATGACATTTAGTCTGTTAAACTGCGTTATCATGCCAGCAGTGGCTTGATAATAACCATTTTGCATAAATTTTCCTAATCAAAATTTGATTTTTTAGAATCACTAAGCAATCATCGTTCCAACTTTCTTTTTATACACTTTTAAAAAATTTTGGGTATAATCCACTTTCTTTTAACCAACACTTAAATCACAATGATACGATTTGAAAGGAAATTTATGAGCGCCGCAAAAGACTCTTTTTCTCAGGTAGAAGAGCTTTTTGTTGAAAATGCAAAAGGCTTTTTGACATACGAAAAATTAGTAAAATTATTAGACAAAGCTCCAACGGCTACGGTAGTAAAAAAGATAGAACAACTAGCAAAAACAAACAAAGTCCAGCTCATCACATCTGCTGAGGCTGCAAAACTTAGAAATTTAGCCGATGCTAAAAAACGTCAAGAAAATGCTCAAAAAAGTGACCAAGATATCGACGAAGACCTCGATCTTTCAGGAGAGAGCGATCTTTTAGAGTGGTCAAGATCAGATAGTCCAGTAAGGATGTATCTAAGAGAAATGGGTCAGATCGCGCTTCTTACAAAAGAAGAAGAGGTCGAGATCAGCAAGAGGATCGAGCTTGGCGAAGATATCATCATCGATGCATTTTGCTCGGTGCCATTTTTGATAGATTTCATACTTGATTACAAAGAGCCACTTATCAACAGAGAGCGCCGTGTAAAAGAGCTTTTTAAAAGCTTTGAGGATGAAAGCGAAAATGAAAATGAAGATGGCGAAGAGGACATAGACGAAGAGGATGAGGAGAACGAAGAGAACGAAACTCCTAAAAAATCAGCCAAAAACGACAAGCGTGCAGAAAAAGTTATAGAGAGCTTTAAAGCCCTTGAAAAGGCTAAAAAAGAGTGGCTAAAGACCGCAAATAAGCAAGATAAAGTTGAAAGCGACGACACAGCTTCAAAGATGACGCTTGCGTTTAAAAAGAAAATTTTAAAAGAGAAGCTGATGGATCTTGGTCCAACAAGTAAGCTAATCAGCGAGATCGTAAAATCAATGGAAACGGCTCTTAAAAGCGACGACGAATTTGACAGAGAGCTAAAACGCTTGGAGTATCGCTTGCCGATGTTTAGTGACGAGCTAAAGAAAAATCACAAAAGCATATTAAAAGATATAATCAAACTTAGTAAAGAAGAGATCGCGGCTCGCGTGCCAGAGGCTACGATGGTCTCAACCTATGTCGAGATCAAAAAGCTTTTTACGACAAAAGAGGCTAGCAAACAGGGCTTTGACCTTGAGCCAGCAAGACTAAAAGAGATTTTAGAGCAGATCAAGCGTGGAAAGAAAATTTCAGATGAAGCAAAAGCTAGAATGGCTAAGTCAAACCTCCGTCTAGTCGTAAGTATCGCAAAACGCTATACGAACAGGGGCTTGCCGTTTTTAGATCTCATCCAAGAGGGCAACATCGGCCTTATGAAGGCGGTTGATAAATTTGAGTATAGAAAAGGCTATAAATTTTCAACCTACGCCACATGGTGGATCCGCCAGGCTATCTCGCGCGCGATCGCTGATCAGGCAAGGACGATTAGGATACCTATCCACATGATAGAGACGATAAACCGCATCAACAAAATCAACCGCAAATACCTCCAAGAAGAGGGAAAAGAGCCTGATGTAAGCGTCATCGCAAAAGAGGTCGGACTAAGCGTCGATAAGGTAAAACAGGTAATCAAGATCACAAAAGAGCCTATCAGCCTTGAAGCTCCGATCGCAAACGAAGAAGACGGTAAATTTGGAGATTTTGTCGAGGACAAAACTTCACTATCACCGATAGATCAAATTTTAAAAAGTGACCTTAGAGAGCAGATCGATGATGTGCTTTCGCAGCTAAATGAGCGCGAAAAAGCGGTTATTTCGATGAGATTTGGCTTGCTTGAAGATGAGAGTGACCGCACACTTGAAGAGATCGGCAAGGCGCTAAACGTCACTCGTGAACGCGTCCGCCAGATAGAAAGCTCAGCCATCAAGAAACTAAAACACCCAAAAGTTGGTAGAAAACTCAAAAACTACATCGAGGGCTAACAAGCCCTAACCTTTTGGGCATCTGCGCCTAAACTCTATAAATTTCTGAAATTACTCTCTAGTCTATAATTAAGTTATCCTTGCGACCAAAGCACCAAAAGATACAAGTAAAAATTTAATATTTTTGTATATTTGCCCTACTTTGGTGTATATACTCTTATTTAGACAGCTTTTCTTTTGGTAAAGTATTAGCGTCTATACCCTTTAAAGGGCTTTCTCTTTGAAAAATTTATAGCATCCATATTCAAAAATTGTTTTAAACATTGCATATAGCTCTTATCTTAAGCATAATTAATATAACCTTCGTTTTGAGGGCACACTTGCTATAAAAATTATTTCTTTAAGAACACATTAGCTACAAAATTTAAACTAAATTCCAAAAACAATAACTAAAAAGCATAAAAATTTAATTTACAAATATGTTGTATAAGTTAAAAAAGTAGAAATAAAAAAAGAGAGTTTTACCGGCCCCAAGACCGGTAAAAATTTATTCGCCTAGAAGTTTATCTAGTTTTGCAGCCAAGCTCGTAGTGTCGTGAGCTTTAGCCAAAGAGGCAGCATGTAGTTTTAAATTTGCTTGTAAATTTTCTTCCAAGCTCTTTGCTATATCGCTGCTATCAAGGCTCTCTACGCTATTAGCATTTGCTACACTTCTAGCAGCTAGAGCGTTCATGCCCTTAAATACAGCATTTTGTGTCGAGCCGATCTCTGAGCGAAGTGAATTTATGTTTTTCAAGATATCGCCAGAATTTGAGCCATCCTCTTTAACATTTAAAAGAGCATTTGTGCTTAAATTTATATTTTTTGTGCCATCACCTGTGAAAAAGCCAAGTTCGGCGTCAAAAACGTTTTTGCCATTAAATTTAGCCTCTTTTACACTGTCGCTCATCGCATTTTTAAGCGCATTTATCTCGCCTTTTATGCCCTTTTGCTCGTTCGCTGAAAGAGCTGGGTTTGAAAGCTTGCTTGATAGCTCGCCGATCTTATCCGCACTCTCGCTTAAATTTAAAAGCGTTGAGTCGGCGATCTGAAGCATACCGATCATATCGTTTGCATTTGCCATGCCCTCATTTAGGACATTTGTTTGCGAAAGTAAGCTCTCTGCGATTTGCAAATTTGCACCTGATGCTTTGATCTCGCTATTTGCAGAGATGGCGTTTAGCGCCTTTTTCTCGCTATTTTTAGCTTGATCTAAATAATAGTTTCCTGAAGCCTGGTTTGCAGTATAAGTTCCTAACTTCATATCAACTCCTTTTTAATAGTTTTGAGACGGATTTTACTATAAATTTCATAAAAAGTTGCAAAAATATTTCTTAAAGCAAAAAATATTTTTAAAAAGATTTTAGAAAATTTTAAATTTTCTAAAATCAAATTTCATTTTTTAATCCTCTAACCTCACGGCGATTGATCTTTTATGGGCTGTTAGTCCTTCGGCTTCGGCTAGCTGCATGCATGGTTTGCCAAGATGCATGATGCCTTTTCTGCTAACTGAGATGATAGAGCTTCGCTTCATGAAATTTTCAACTCCAAGCGGTGAGTAAAATCTCGCACTTCCGCCAGTTGGCAAGGTGTGGTTTGGTCCTGCGATGTAGTCGCCCATCGCTTCAGGTGTGAAGTGTCCAAAAAATATCGCTCCAGCGTGTTTTACCTCGTCCATATAGCTCAAAGCGTCGTTTGTAGCGATCTCTAGGTGCTCCACAGCAAGCTCGTTCATCAGCTTAAAGCACTCCTCTAGGTCTTTTGCGACGATGATAGCGGCTTTGTTTCTCATACTAGCACTAGCGATTGGTTCTCGTTTTAGAGTTTTTAGCTCGTCCTCTATATGTCTTTGCACTGCCCTTGCAAAGGCCTCCACTGGCGTTATCAAAAAGGCACTTGCGATCTCGTCGTGCTCGGCTTGTGAGAGTAGATCGATCGCTATGTGGCGAGGGTCAGCACTATCATCAGCGATCACGCCTATCTCGCTTGGACCTGCGATCATATCGATATTTACGTCGCCATAAACTAGCTTTTTAGCAGTCGCTACGTAGATGTTGCCAGGTCCTGTGATGACATCGACCTTTGGCACGGTTGCTGTGCCGTAAGCCATCGCTGCGATCGCGCTTGCACCGCCTATTTTAAAGGCTGTTTTGATACCACATAGATGCATCGCAGCAAGAAGTAGAGGATTTACCTTGCCATTTGGCGCTGGGGTGCAGACAACGATCTCTTTTACGCCAGCTACGATTGCTGGGATGGCATTCATAAGAAGTGAGCTAGGATATGCAGCCTTACCGCCTGGGATATAAAGACCAGCGCGATCAACCGGAGTGTATTTAGCACCAAGCAAGATGTCGTGCTCGTCTTTATAGGTCCAGTCGCTTGGTTTTGTGCGCTCGTGATAGCTTTTTATCCTATCATTGGCTAAATTTAGAGCCACTCTTAGGGCATTATCTAGCGAATTGTAGGCAGCCTCCATCTCTTTTACGTCGATTATTATGTCGTTTTTGCCTGTGACATTAAATTTATCAAATTTGCTTATCTGTGCAAAAAGCGCGCTATCACCATCTTTTCTTATCTCGTCTATGATGCCTGTAACCACTGGCATCACGGCACTCATATCATTGTCACTTCGCCTAACAAGCTGTGAAAATTTACTCTCAAAGTCAGCGTCGCTGCTGTGTAAAAACTTCATTTATGATCCTTTATTTTTAGTTTTCTCTCATATCTTTGCTTTTGTGTAATGTTACCTAAAATTCCGCCCTGGTGGATATATAAAATTTCGCTCCCAAGCTTGTCTAAATTTGCAAAAAGCGTCATAAAGCCCACTGGGTCGTAGACTAGGTCAAATTCTACGCCACTTTTGCACACTTCAAGCCAAATTTCATAAAGCTCAGGGTATAAATTTCCAAAATGATACTTCTTTGGGGGATTTAAAATTTGCACTTTGCTATCTTTATCTAGCTCGTAAATTTGCTTTTTTAGATAGTCGCTATCCCCTACGCAAGGGGCCGTAAAAACCCTAAGATCGGTGTGCTTTGCCAGATAGCATGCGCTTGTGCCAGTGCCTGAGGGCAAAAAGATATCAGGCCTTATGCCACTTTTTTTGCTCCACTCATTTATCTCATTTGCTTGCGTGATAAAGCCAAGTTCAGCCTCACTCTGCGCTACGCCCTCGTTTATAAAGAGCGCATTTTGGCTCTTTGCTAGCTCTTTAGCAAATTTCTCACGCTCTTCTTTTACAAAAATTTCCATACCATTTTCAAGTGCAAATTTGAAATTTCCAACTGGATTTTGCTCTAAATTTGAGCTTAGATGAGAGACGACGTAGTAAAATTTAAGCCCTTTTAGCTTGGCAAAAAGACTTAGGCTATACATGGCATTTGACTGACTTGAGCCGTGAGATACGATGGCTTTGATGCCGCTAAGATCGGCCTTTAAAAAATACTCCAGCTTTCTTGCTTTGTTGCCGTTAAACTCGCCTAGCAGGTCATCTCTTAAAAGCCAAAATTCTCGCCCTCTTAAGCGAATTTTATCAATCACCCTTAAACTCCAAAAATTTCTCTATCT
Above is a window of Campylobacter concisus DNA encoding:
- a CDS encoding branched-chain amino acid transporter permease, which gives rise to MISVSSSEMVLFVAVLLSALATFITRATPFYALRNYKPNPYLDAIEKHMGMMIMVVLVCYGLKDTKFSEFPYGLSEIVAVFTAILVHLKFKNALFSIVVSTGIYMLLIRIF
- a CDS encoding AzlC family ABC transporter permease; amino-acid sequence: MGVSAFIAVALSMLGYGGAAQFMMLSLFSVGTSYVEVFIVSYLVNLRHTFYGISLLKEYSGIKFRLLNIALLTDETFAIFKNLGLKEASDRSFVFTWLNLLSWSYWAAGTLLGAILGDFIKADTRGLEFSLTALFTVVVIEMFKNDKNYRVLFAAVFFGVLGVSLFPAKFVLVGSMALCFVFLLLFKDKI
- a CDS encoding tetratricopeptide repeat protein encodes the protein MKNIILLIFLTLNLIALTTNPKIKIPQANSCNIEDNCIDFSRRYSDDEYKRLFGIYKSECELKNLDACIYLAEFYKSGLGVKKDATKSLEILNKTCDESNKFACHNLGVEYQEMKDHKKALEAFKKGCDLAFIQSCFNIAVLYNNGGGVKRDYKKAAKIYKKVCEQNFYEGCYNLAVLYHNTTGVKRNYKEAIKLYKKACDSDFSISCYNLASLYQEQKEYEKASKLYFKACKLDFADACNNLASLYDDALGVEKDDEVAFRYYNKACRLDSASGCKHLAYFYYHGIGTKKDKKLAEKGLKKACKLGLKEACEIVRDFH
- a CDS encoding sel1 repeat family protein, with protein sequence MKNLILFLSLIMLLNAKNLNEMCQSEGDIRANLTSCYKAAVKFYNSSSDDKDFKKLKEIFLLACESDMKEGCYSAALIYINGYNDVSSELNQTIIVNRYARFLNYALLDNGKKEDKTTAKSYFQRSCELGFRKGCDMRNLLEKLGY
- a CDS encoding tetratricopeptide repeat protein, which produces MKKIVLLLTSAVLLWGANLEHKELESRCENKEAKSCFELGNKFEESKNYQKAGEFYKKACELKHAGACSSVGMLYDMDYIKDVNNKNTAKFYQKGCELNDGFGCARLGFVYTLDKNYQKSKELFLRACELKDGDGYYGLGLLYYDGNGVEQDAKKAKELFEKSCDLGHAAGCNSLGMMLYSGKYVEKDQKRASKLFTKACEMDFGDGCHNLGVIYFEAKGDKNLAKKYFGKSCELGNDEDCQIYNAL
- the flgG gene encoding flagellar basal-body rod protein FlgG, with translation MMRSLYTAATGMIAEQTQIDVTSHNIANVNTYGYKKNRAEFADLMYQVMEYAGTATSQTTTSPTGIEVGLGVRPTAINKIFSQGYFKETSNNLDMVIAGNGFFQIQLPDGTTAYTRNGAFKLDANGTIVNSDGYQLIPQITVPANATQISIGTDGTVSVLQAGETDMAQIGQIELANFINPAGLHSMGDNNYLQTSASGDVVVGVAGLDGLGTIRQGFVEMSNVQLVEEMTDLITGQRAYEANSKAITTSDSMLEIVNGLKR
- a CDS encoding flagellar hook-basal body protein; translation: MQNGYYQATAGMITQFNRLNVISNNLANVNTIGYKRNDVVIGDFARIFKETQDELPLKNHTKDGAKFLNRTLDRVPQVSEEYTDFSAGGFKYSSNTLDFAIKRDDAFFLVDTPNGVKLSKNGSFSLDADGYIVTKEGYRVLPSGYEAQNPGQRGIQVPQGEVLTADKNGNLYSNNNQFSKFYIAQPREIRDLKKVGDNLFESRNFDDITELDEADSVMQGYAQMSNVNPVLEMVGLIETQRLVDMYQKVMTSHMTDLNQDAVQKLALKA
- the rpoD gene encoding RNA polymerase sigma factor RpoD → MSAAKDSFSQVEELFVENAKGFLTYEKLVKLLDKAPTATVVKKIEQLAKTNKVQLITSAEAAKLRNLADAKKRQENAQKSDQDIDEDLDLSGESDLLEWSRSDSPVRMYLREMGQIALLTKEEEVEISKRIELGEDIIIDAFCSVPFLIDFILDYKEPLINRERRVKELFKSFEDESENENEDGEEDIDEEDEENEENETPKKSAKNDKRAEKVIESFKALEKAKKEWLKTANKQDKVESDDTASKMTLAFKKKILKEKLMDLGPTSKLISEIVKSMETALKSDDEFDRELKRLEYRLPMFSDELKKNHKSILKDIIKLSKEEIAARVPEATMVSTYVEIKKLFTTKEASKQGFDLEPARLKEILEQIKRGKKISDEAKARMAKSNLRLVVSIAKRYTNRGLPFLDLIQEGNIGLMKAVDKFEYRKGYKFSTYATWWIRQAISRAIADQARTIRIPIHMIETINRINKINRKYLQEEGKEPDVSVIAKEVGLSVDKVKQVIKITKEPISLEAPIANEEDGKFGDFVEDKTSLSPIDQILKSDLREQIDDVLSQLNEREKAVISMRFGLLEDESDRTLEEIGKALNVTRERVRQIESSAIKKLKHPKVGRKLKNYIEG
- a CDS encoding flagellin, coding for MKLGTYTANQASGNYYLDQAKNSEKKALNAISANSEIKASGANLQIAESLLSQTNVLNEGMANANDMIGMLQIADSTLLNLSESADKIGELSSKLSNPALSANEQKGIKGEINALKNAMSDSVKEAKFNGKNVFDAELGFFTGDGTKNINLSTNALLNVKEDGSNSGDILKNINSLRSEIGSTQNAVFKGMNALAARSVANANSVESLDSSDIAKSLEENLQANLKLHAASLAKAHDTTSLAAKLDKLLGE
- the hisD gene encoding histidinol dehydrogenase; this translates as MKFLHSSDADFESKFSQLVRRSDNDMSAVMPVVTGIIDEIRKDGDSALFAQISKFDKFNVTGKNDIIIDVKEMEAAYNSLDNALRVALNLANDRIKSYHERTKPSDWTYKDEHDILLGAKYTPVDRAGLYIPGGKAAYPSSLLMNAIPAIVAGVKEIVVCTPAPNGKVNPLLLAAMHLCGIKTAFKIGGASAIAAMAYGTATVPKVDVITGPGNIYVATAKKLVYGDVNIDMIAGPSEIGVIADDSADPRHIAIDLLSQAEHDEIASAFLITPVEAFARAVQRHIEDELKTLKREPIASASMRNKAAIIVAKDLEECFKLMNELAVEHLEIATNDALSYMDEVKHAGAIFFGHFTPEAMGDYIAGPNHTLPTGGSARFYSPLGVENFMKRSSIISVSRKGIMHLGKPCMQLAEAEGLTAHKRSIAVRLED
- a CDS encoding pyridoxal-phosphate dependent enzyme encodes the protein MIDKIRLRGREFWLLRDDLLGEFNGNKARKLEYFLKADLSGIKAIVSHGSSQSNAMYSLSLFAKLKGLKFYYVVSHLSSNLEQNPVGNFKFALENGMEIFVKEEREKFAKELAKSQNALFINEGVAQSEAELGFITQANEINEWSKKSGIRPDIFLPSGTGTSACYLAKHTDLRVFTAPCVGDSDYLKKQIYELDKDSKVQILNPPKKYHFGNLYPELYEIWLEVCKSGVEFDLVYDPVGFMTLFANLDKLGSEILYIHQGGILGNITQKQRYERKLKIKDHK